From the bacterium genome, the window CCATTCGTGGGCGCCGATCGCGCCGGGCTTCCTGTGGAACATGGAGCCGTGGGTCGCGCGGCCGCCGCCGAATCCGTGGCGCTTCATCGCGCCCTGAAAGCCCTTACCCTTAGTGGTACCGGTGATGTCGATGTAGTCGCCGGCCTTGAAAATGTCGGCGCGGATCTCCTGACCGACTTCGTACGTGTCGATGTCGGAGACTTTGAATTCACCAAGCATGCGCGCCGGAGCTGCGCCGGCCTTGCGGAAGTGACCCAGAGCGGCCTTGGAGGCTCTCTGAATTTTAACTTCGCCGAAGCCGAGCTGAATGGCATCGTAGCCATCCGTATCCAGCGTCTTTTTCTGAACGACCTTGCAGGGTCCTGCCTGTATGACGGTGACGGGAATCAATTCGTCTCCGCCGGCGAACACCTGGGTCATCCCAAGTTTCGTGCCAATAATTCCCTTTGACATGGGAACTCCCTTACCACGTTAGCGGCCCGTGAGCCGCGGAAAAAATCTCTACTGCAGTTTAATTTCCACATCCACCCCGGCGGAGAGATCGAGCTTCATTAGGGCGTCGATCGTCTGCTGGGTTGGGTCCAGAATGTCGAGAAGCCTCTTGTGAGTGCGCATCTCGAAGTGCTCTCTGGACTTTTTGTCCACGTGCGGAGAGCGAAGCACGCAGAACCTGTTTATCTCGGTGGGCAGCGGGATAGGACCCGATACCCTCGCGCCGGTCCGTTTCGCGGCGTCCAGTATCTCCTGCACCGACTGATCCAGGAGCTTGTGGTCGAACGCCTTGAGGCGGATGCGGATTCTGTCGCTCGT encodes:
- a CDS encoding 30S ribosomal protein S10 — protein: MTSDRIRIRLKAFDHKLLDQSVQEILDAAKRTGARVSGPIPLPTEINRFCVLRSPHVDKKSREHFEMRTHKRLLDILDPTQQTIDALMKLDLSAGVDVEIKLQ
- a CDS encoding 50S ribosomal protein L3, producing MSKGIIGTKLGMTQVFAGGDELIPVTVIQAGPCKVVQKKTLDTDGYDAIQLGFGEVKIQRASKAALGHFRKAGAAPARMLGEFKVSDIDTYEVGQEIRADIFKAGDYIDITGTTKGKGFQGAMKRHGFGGGRATHGSMFHRKPGAIGAHEWPGKIFKGQKLPGQMGNVRVTVQNLQVVEVDVERNIIMVRGAVPGSKNGALILRNAVK